The genome window ATTCTTTTACTTTTTGAATAATTCTGAATAAAATAAATTTAGAACCTTCACCATGGAAAAGGTTTTTTGCTAACTGTTGTGTTAATGTACTTGCTCCACCATCTCTACCTAAACGAACAACGGCTCTTAATGTTCCTTTAGCATCGATACCTGAGTGCTCATAAAAACGTTCGTCTTCAGTAGCAACTAAAGCTTTTACTAAATGCTGAGGCAATTCTTCATACTTAACAGGTGTTCTATTTTCTTTGTAGAATTTACCAATTACAACTCCATCTGAAGAAATAATTTCGGTTGCAACATTTGAATCTGGATTTTCTAAATCATCAAACGATGGCATTTTTCCGAAAAATCCCCATGAAGCAAAAAGGAATAATAAGATTACCCCTAAAAATCCATAAGCGAATAATTGCCAAAATTTTCTTTTGTACTCTGAAAAATCGTTTGTATTTGCTTTTTTAGTAGCCATACTATTTTATTTTTTCAATTCTTAATCCTAGTTCTGTAATTCCGTTAAGTTCAGCAACACCATCTACTTTTCCTGTTTCTCTAACCGCCTGAACTACCTCAACGTTATATTTTCCTGGTCTTTTGAAAATAAAATTTTCTAAATACCACAGTTTGCTTTCTTTAATATCCGAAAAACCTTCACCCATTAAAGTCCCATCTGGATTTGCCATTTGATATTCTAAAGTATCCACTTTAATCGTAGGTTTTTTTCCTGGCTCTTTTAAAGTAACAATCAAATACATGTTATTAAACGGATAATCGTTATTGTTTCTTACATTTAAAAACAAATGATACGGGTTTACAGTATCATTTTGTTCAAATGCAAAACGCAAAGTGTCCGATTTTTTCCATGTGCCGTCTAACTCTTTGTATTCGCTAAAAAACTGCTTTTTATCACAAGAGAAAAAAAGCATTGACAACATCATTAACCCAATAAGTTTATTCTTTTTTTGGAGCATTTTTAAAATTTGATGGTTTACGTTTTTTATTTTTATTGTTATTCTTTTTCTTAGGCTGATCGAAACGTGTTAAACTATCCTGACCAACAACATTTTCAAATTTTTTCTCTACCTCTTGAACTGTTTCAACTACATAATCTTCTAAAGCAGCAACACGTTCTTTTTTCTTATTAACAGCCAAGATTTCTTTTACTTTAGACACAGGCAATACTAACCATTGTGCTGGTGCATTTGCATAAGAAAACCACATAATTTCTTTAAATATGTCGATTTTTTGGCAATACGCATCACCTTTCTCCGTATATAATTTAGTATCAATATCTGGCATGTCTTTAAGCGCATCCAAATAAGTATCTAATTCGTAATTTAAACAACATTTTAATTTACCACACTGACCTGCTAATTTTTGTGGATTTAATGACAATTGCTGATAACGAGCTGCTGAAGTATTAACACTTCTAAAATCGGTTAACCAAGTTGAACAACACAATTCTCTTCCGCAAGAACCAATTCCTCCTAAACGAGCTGCTTCTTGACGGAAACCAACTTGTTTCATTTCGATTCTTACTTTAAATTCTTGTGCAAATTCTTTAATTAATTGACGAAAATCTACTCGATCATTTGCTGTATAATAAAACGTTGCTTTTGATCCATCACCTTGAAATTCTACATCAGAAATTTTCATTTCTAGTTTTAAATTTATGGCAATTTCTCTTGCACGCATACGCACAATTTCTTCTTTATTTCGAGCTTCTGTCCAAATATCAATATCGCGTTGTGAAGCTTTTCTATAAATTTTAGCTAATTCTTTATCAGGATTTTCACCTTTCTTTTTCATTTGAATTTTAACCAATTCGCCTGTTAAAGTTATTATCCCAATATCATGACCCGGAGAAGCTTCTGTAGCTACAATGTCTCCTATTGCTAAAGTTAGCTTTTCTGTATTTCTAAAAAATTCTTTTCTACCATTTTTGAAACGGATTTCAGCCGCATCAAAAGGCGCCTGCCCTCCTGGTAATGTCATGTTTGACAACCAATCAAATACCGAAAGTTTGTTGCAGCTATCGGTGCCGCAAGTCCCATTATTATTACACCCCTTTGGTGCACCACCATCAGCGGTTGAACAGTTTGTACATGCCATAATTTAAATATATAGTGATTGTCCTCAAAAGGACTACGTTTCAAAATGTTTTTGAGCGTAAAGATATTGATTTTTTATGGAAACTTTCAAATTAGCCTTTTGAAGTTTTACAAAACAAAAAAACCTATCTCATTTAAAACGAAATAGGTCTTTTATTAGTATTTTAAACTTAAAAAATTATGTTTCTTTTACGGAAATTATATGTACTGGACAAGCTTTTGCTGCTAATTCACAATTCTCTACTATTGCGTGATCTGGCGATTTTAATGTGTGAAATCCTTTAGAATCGACCGCTTTAATTAATACAGATTTTCCGTCTTTTTTTGACATTTGAAATTGCGCCGGAGCCATTTCAACACAATAATTGCAACCAATACATTTGTCTCTTTGAAGCGTAACAACAACCATTAGTTTTCTACAATTTTATACATTTTGTCCGATAAACGAATTCTAAATGGAACTTTCAATGTACAACTATCTCCTTTTGTAGCTTTTTCTGAAGATGCATCATTAACAAAGAAATCATCTAAAATTAATTCTTGAGCTCCAGTGCTTGGTCCGGTTATCAAAATCTTGTCGCCTTTTTTAATATCATAAGCTTCAATCTTGAACTCGGCAATATTCGATTTTGGAAAATAATGCATTCCTTTTCCAACATATACTTTTCGTTGAGTTGCATTTGAGCCAGGGTTATCAGACCATTCGCCTAATTTTTGTCCCAAATAATAACCACTCCAAAAACCTCGATTATAAACCGTTGCCAAAGCAGCCATCCAAGTATTGATTTTTTCTTTAGTAAAAGTTCCTTCGTAATACGAGTCAATAGCTTCGCGATACGTTTTGATAACTGTTGCAACATAATCAGCAGCTCTACCACGACCTTCAATTTTCAAAACTTTTATTCCTGAATCGATTACTTGGTCAAGAAAATCCAACGTGCACAAATCTTTTGGAGACATCATGTATTCGTTGTCAATCTCAATTTCAAATCCCGATTCTTGATCAATAACCGTGTATTTTTTTCGGCAATTTTGTTTGCAAGCGCCTCTGTTAGCAGAAGAATTATGCGAATGTAAACTCAAATAACATTTTCCTGAAACCGCCATACACAAAGCTCCGTGACCAAAGATTTCAATCTCAACTAAATTGCCACTTGGTCCTTTTATTTGCTCTTTTTCAATATCATCGGTGATTTTCTTTACTTGGCGTAAACTCAACTCGCGAGACAGAACAATCGTATCAGCAAACATGGCGTAGAATTTTACCGTTTCTATATTGGTTACATTCAATTGGGTAGAAATATGCACTTCCATTCCCATCGTACGAGCCGTCATAATCACCGCTTGGTCAGATGCAATTACGGCTGTAATTCCTGCTTCTTTAGCTTTAGTCAAAAGTGTTTTTACAATCGATAAATCATGATCGTAAATAATGGTATTTAAAGTTAGATAGGTTCTAACGTTTTTTTCGTTGCAACGACGCGCAATTTCTGGCAAATCATCTAAAACGAAATTCACAGTTGCACGAGCTCGCATGTTTAATTGTTCTACACCAAAATAAATTGAGTCGCAACCATTATCTAAAGCTGCTTGCATGGATTCGAAATTTCCTGCAGGCGCCATTAATTCTATTCTTCCAGAAGTTGTCATTAGCTGATAATTTTAAATAATTTATCGGATAATCTTACTCTAAAAGGCACTTCAAAAGTTACTTTATCGCCAACTTTAGCTGATGAATTTTCAGTTCCGTTTACGAACATTTTTTCTAGAATCAATTCTTGGTTTCCAGTTGTTGGTCCCGAAATTAGAATGCTGTCACCAAGATTTAACTCTTGATTTTCTATAACGAAAAGTCCTACTTGTGCTTTCACATAATAGTGTTCGGCTTTACCAAGCAATACTTTTTTTACTTTTATTTTTTGACGAATGTCTTTGGTTTTTTGGGCTACAGCCAAAGGTTTGTCAGAAAGTTCTCCTGAATG of Flavobacterium channae contains these proteins:
- a CDS encoding gliding motility lipoprotein GldH gives rise to the protein MLQKKNKLIGLMMLSMLFFSCDKKQFFSEYKELDGTWKKSDTLRFAFEQNDTVNPYHLFLNVRNNNDYPFNNMYLIVTLKEPGKKPTIKVDTLEYQMANPDGTLMGEGFSDIKESKLWYLENFIFKRPGKYNVEVVQAVRETGKVDGVAELNGITELGLRIEKIK
- a CDS encoding PSP1 domain-containing protein; the encoded protein is MACTNCSTADGGAPKGCNNNGTCGTDSCNKLSVFDWLSNMTLPGGQAPFDAAEIRFKNGRKEFFRNTEKLTLAIGDIVATEASPGHDIGIITLTGELVKIQMKKKGENPDKELAKIYRKASQRDIDIWTEARNKEEIVRMRAREIAINLKLEMKISDVEFQGDGSKATFYYTANDRVDFRQLIKEFAQEFKVRIEMKQVGFRQEAARLGGIGSCGRELCCSTWLTDFRSVNTSAARYQQLSLNPQKLAGQCGKLKCCLNYELDTYLDALKDMPDIDTKLYTEKGDAYCQKIDIFKEIMWFSYANAPAQWLVLPVSKVKEILAVNKKKERVAALEDYVVETVQEVEKKFENVVGQDSLTRFDQPKKKNNNKNKKRKPSNFKNAPKKE
- a CDS encoding ferredoxin, whose translation is MVVVTLQRDKCIGCNYCVEMAPAQFQMSKKDGKSVLIKAVDSKGFHTLKSPDHAIVENCELAAKACPVHIISVKET
- a CDS encoding peptidase U32 family protein, coding for MTTSGRIELMAPAGNFESMQAALDNGCDSIYFGVEQLNMRARATVNFVLDDLPEIARRCNEKNVRTYLTLNTIIYDHDLSIVKTLLTKAKEAGITAVIASDQAVIMTARTMGMEVHISTQLNVTNIETVKFYAMFADTIVLSRELSLRQVKKITDDIEKEQIKGPSGNLVEIEIFGHGALCMAVSGKCYLSLHSHNSSANRGACKQNCRKKYTVIDQESGFEIEIDNEYMMSPKDLCTLDFLDQVIDSGIKVLKIEGRGRAADYVATVIKTYREAIDSYYEGTFTKEKINTWMAALATVYNRGFWSGYYLGQKLGEWSDNPGSNATQRKVYVGKGMHYFPKSNIAEFKIEAYDIKKGDKILITGPSTGAQELILDDFFVNDASSEKATKGDSCTLKVPFRIRLSDKMYKIVEN